One stretch of Halichoerus grypus chromosome 8, mHalGry1.hap1.1, whole genome shotgun sequence DNA includes these proteins:
- the BNIP2 gene encoding BCL2/adenovirus E1B 19 kDa protein-interacting protein 2 isoform X1, producing MEGVELKEEWQDEDFPIPLPEDDSMEADILAVTGPESQPEVNGNKVRKKLMAPDISLTLDPSDGSVLSDDLDESGEIDLDGLDTPSENSNEFEWEDDLPKPKTTEIIRKGSITEYTAAEEKEDGRRWRMFRIGEQDHRVDMKAIEPYKKVISHGGYYGDGLNAIVVFAVCFMPESGQPNYRYLMDNLFKYVIGTLELLVAENYMIVYLNGATTRRKMPSLGWLRKCYQQIDRRLRKNLKSLIIVHPSWFIRTLLAVTRPFISSKFSQKIRYVFNLAELAELVPMEYVGIPECIKQYEEEKLKKKQKRVDQELNGKQDEPKSEQ from the exons ATGGAAGGTGTGGAACTTAAAGAAGAATGGCAAGATGAAGATTTTCCAAT ACCTTTACCAGAGGATGATAGTATGGAAGCAGATATACTAGCTGTAACTGGACCAGAGAGCCAGCCTG AAGTTAATGGaaataaagtaagaaagaaaCTCATGGCTCCAGACATTAGCCTGACCCTGGATCCTAGCGATGGCTCTGTGCTGTCAGATGATTTGGATGAAAGTGGGGAGATTGACTTAGATGGCTTAGACACGCCATCAGAAAACAGTAATGAATTTGAGTGGGAAG ATGATCTTCCAAAACCCAAAACTACTGAAATTATTAGGAAGGGCTCAATTACTGAATACACAGcagcagaggaaaaagaagatgGACGACGCTGGCGTATGTTCAGAATTGGAGAACAGGACCACAGGGTCGATATGAAGGCAATTGAACCCTATAAAAAAGTTATCAGCCATGGAG gataTTATGGGGATGGATTAAATGCCATTGTTGTGTTTGCTGTCTGTTTTATGCCTGAAAGTGGTCAACCTAACTATAGATACCTGATGGACAATCTCTTTAA GTATGTTATTGGCACTTTGGAGCTGTTAGTAGCAGAAAACTACATGATAGTTTATTTAAATGGTGCTACAACTCGAAGAAAAATGCCCAGTCTGGGATGGCTCAGGAAATGCTACCAGCAAATTGATAGAAG gttACGGAAAAACCTAAAATCACTAATCATTGTACATCCCTCATGGTTTATCAGAACACTTCTAGCTGTCACAAGACCCTTTATTAG cTCAAAATTCAGCCAAAAAATTAGATACGTCTTTAATTTGGCAGAACTAGCGGAACTTGTCCCCATGGAATATGTTGGCATACCAGAATGCATAAAaca GTAtgaagaagaaaagttaaaaaagaaacaaaaaag AGTTGATCAAGAGCTTAATGGAAAACAAGATGAACCGAAAAGTGAACAGTAA
- the BNIP2 gene encoding BCL2/adenovirus E1B 19 kDa protein-interacting protein 2 isoform X4, whose translation MEGVELKEEWQDEDFPIPLPEDDSMEADILAVTGPESQPDDLPKPKTTEIIRKGSITEYTAAEEKEDGRRWRMFRIGEQDHRVDMKAIEPYKKVISHGGYYGDGLNAIVVFAVCFMPESGQPNYRYLMDNLFKYVIGTLELLVAENYMIVYLNGATTRRKMPSLGWLRKCYQQIDRRLRKNLKSLIIVHPSWFIRTLLAVTRPFISSKFSQKIRYVFNLAELAELVPMEYVGIPECIKQYEEEKLKKKQKRVDQELNGKQDEPKSEQ comes from the exons ATGGAAGGTGTGGAACTTAAAGAAGAATGGCAAGATGAAGATTTTCCAAT ACCTTTACCAGAGGATGATAGTATGGAAGCAGATATACTAGCTGTAACTGGACCAGAGAGCCAGCCTG ATGATCTTCCAAAACCCAAAACTACTGAAATTATTAGGAAGGGCTCAATTACTGAATACACAGcagcagaggaaaaagaagatgGACGACGCTGGCGTATGTTCAGAATTGGAGAACAGGACCACAGGGTCGATATGAAGGCAATTGAACCCTATAAAAAAGTTATCAGCCATGGAG gataTTATGGGGATGGATTAAATGCCATTGTTGTGTTTGCTGTCTGTTTTATGCCTGAAAGTGGTCAACCTAACTATAGATACCTGATGGACAATCTCTTTAA GTATGTTATTGGCACTTTGGAGCTGTTAGTAGCAGAAAACTACATGATAGTTTATTTAAATGGTGCTACAACTCGAAGAAAAATGCCCAGTCTGGGATGGCTCAGGAAATGCTACCAGCAAATTGATAGAAG gttACGGAAAAACCTAAAATCACTAATCATTGTACATCCCTCATGGTTTATCAGAACACTTCTAGCTGTCACAAGACCCTTTATTAG cTCAAAATTCAGCCAAAAAATTAGATACGTCTTTAATTTGGCAGAACTAGCGGAACTTGTCCCCATGGAATATGTTGGCATACCAGAATGCATAAAaca GTAtgaagaagaaaagttaaaaaagaaacaaaaaag AGTTGATCAAGAGCTTAATGGAAAACAAGATGAACCGAAAAGTGAACAGTAA
- the BNIP2 gene encoding BCL2/adenovirus E1B 19 kDa protein-interacting protein 2 isoform X3 translates to MEGVELKEEWQDEDFPIPLPEDDSMEADILAVTGPESQPEVNGNKVRKKLMAPDISLTLDPSDGSVLSDDLDESGEIDLDGLDTPSENSNEFEWEDDLPKPKTTEIIRKGSITEYTAAEEKEDGRRWRMFRIGEQDHRVDMKAIEPYKKVISHGGYYGDGLNAIVVFAVCFMPESGQPNYRYLMDNLFKYVIGTLELLVAENYMIVYLNGATTRRKMPSLGWLRKCYQQIDRRLRKNLKSLIIVHPSWFIRTLLAVTRPFISSKFSQKIRYVFNLAELAELVPMEYVGIPECIKQVDQELNGKQDEPKSEQ, encoded by the exons ATGGAAGGTGTGGAACTTAAAGAAGAATGGCAAGATGAAGATTTTCCAAT ACCTTTACCAGAGGATGATAGTATGGAAGCAGATATACTAGCTGTAACTGGACCAGAGAGCCAGCCTG AAGTTAATGGaaataaagtaagaaagaaaCTCATGGCTCCAGACATTAGCCTGACCCTGGATCCTAGCGATGGCTCTGTGCTGTCAGATGATTTGGATGAAAGTGGGGAGATTGACTTAGATGGCTTAGACACGCCATCAGAAAACAGTAATGAATTTGAGTGGGAAG ATGATCTTCCAAAACCCAAAACTACTGAAATTATTAGGAAGGGCTCAATTACTGAATACACAGcagcagaggaaaaagaagatgGACGACGCTGGCGTATGTTCAGAATTGGAGAACAGGACCACAGGGTCGATATGAAGGCAATTGAACCCTATAAAAAAGTTATCAGCCATGGAG gataTTATGGGGATGGATTAAATGCCATTGTTGTGTTTGCTGTCTGTTTTATGCCTGAAAGTGGTCAACCTAACTATAGATACCTGATGGACAATCTCTTTAA GTATGTTATTGGCACTTTGGAGCTGTTAGTAGCAGAAAACTACATGATAGTTTATTTAAATGGTGCTACAACTCGAAGAAAAATGCCCAGTCTGGGATGGCTCAGGAAATGCTACCAGCAAATTGATAGAAG gttACGGAAAAACCTAAAATCACTAATCATTGTACATCCCTCATGGTTTATCAGAACACTTCTAGCTGTCACAAGACCCTTTATTAG cTCAAAATTCAGCCAAAAAATTAGATACGTCTTTAATTTGGCAGAACTAGCGGAACTTGTCCCCATGGAATATGTTGGCATACCAGAATGCATAAAaca AGTTGATCAAGAGCTTAATGGAAAACAAGATGAACCGAAAAGTGAACAGTAA
- the BNIP2 gene encoding BCL2/adenovirus E1B 19 kDa protein-interacting protein 2 isoform X2 has protein sequence MEGVELKEEWQDEDFPIPLPEDDSMEADILAVTGPESQPVNGNKVRKKLMAPDISLTLDPSDGSVLSDDLDESGEIDLDGLDTPSENSNEFEWEDDLPKPKTTEIIRKGSITEYTAAEEKEDGRRWRMFRIGEQDHRVDMKAIEPYKKVISHGGYYGDGLNAIVVFAVCFMPESGQPNYRYLMDNLFKYVIGTLELLVAENYMIVYLNGATTRRKMPSLGWLRKCYQQIDRRLRKNLKSLIIVHPSWFIRTLLAVTRPFISSKFSQKIRYVFNLAELAELVPMEYVGIPECIKQYEEEKLKKKQKRVDQELNGKQDEPKSEQ, from the exons ATGGAAGGTGTGGAACTTAAAGAAGAATGGCAAGATGAAGATTTTCCAAT ACCTTTACCAGAGGATGATAGTATGGAAGCAGATATACTAGCTGTAACTGGACCAGAGAGCCAGCCTG TTAATGGaaataaagtaagaaagaaaCTCATGGCTCCAGACATTAGCCTGACCCTGGATCCTAGCGATGGCTCTGTGCTGTCAGATGATTTGGATGAAAGTGGGGAGATTGACTTAGATGGCTTAGACACGCCATCAGAAAACAGTAATGAATTTGAGTGGGAAG ATGATCTTCCAAAACCCAAAACTACTGAAATTATTAGGAAGGGCTCAATTACTGAATACACAGcagcagaggaaaaagaagatgGACGACGCTGGCGTATGTTCAGAATTGGAGAACAGGACCACAGGGTCGATATGAAGGCAATTGAACCCTATAAAAAAGTTATCAGCCATGGAG gataTTATGGGGATGGATTAAATGCCATTGTTGTGTTTGCTGTCTGTTTTATGCCTGAAAGTGGTCAACCTAACTATAGATACCTGATGGACAATCTCTTTAA GTATGTTATTGGCACTTTGGAGCTGTTAGTAGCAGAAAACTACATGATAGTTTATTTAAATGGTGCTACAACTCGAAGAAAAATGCCCAGTCTGGGATGGCTCAGGAAATGCTACCAGCAAATTGATAGAAG gttACGGAAAAACCTAAAATCACTAATCATTGTACATCCCTCATGGTTTATCAGAACACTTCTAGCTGTCACAAGACCCTTTATTAG cTCAAAATTCAGCCAAAAAATTAGATACGTCTTTAATTTGGCAGAACTAGCGGAACTTGTCCCCATGGAATATGTTGGCATACCAGAATGCATAAAaca GTAtgaagaagaaaagttaaaaaagaaacaaaaaag AGTTGATCAAGAGCTTAATGGAAAACAAGATGAACCGAAAAGTGAACAGTAA
- the GTF2A2 gene encoding transcription initiation factor IIA subunit 2 gives MAYQLYRNTTLGNSLQESLDELIQSQQITPQLALQVLLQFDKAINSALAQRVRNRVNFRGSLNTYRFCDNVWTFVLNDVEFREVTELIKVDKVKIVACDGKNTGSNTTE, from the exons ATGGCATATCAGTTATACAGAAataccactttgggaaacagtctcCAGGAGAGCCTTGATGAGCTCATACAG TCTCAACAGATCACCCCCCAACTTGCCCTTCAAGTTCTACTTCAGTTTGATAAAGCTATAAATTCAGCATTGGCGCAGAGGGTCAGGAACAGAGTCAATTTCAGG ggcTCTCTAAATACATACAGATTCTGCGATAACGTGTGGACTTTTGTATTGAATGATGTTGAATTCAGAGAGGTGACAGAACTTATTAAAGTGGATAAAGTGAAAATTGTAGCCTGTGATGGTAAAA